A single window of Coffea eugenioides isolate CCC68of chromosome 7, Ceug_1.0, whole genome shotgun sequence DNA harbors:
- the LOC113777728 gene encoding sulfite exporter TauE/SafE family protein 3-like, protein MAEGVFGINQRAKAIALTAAWFFCWILFTASDIGSAERLLKTVEPGHIVEKEMRQGFIVRLVHFLWQSGKSSYQHVWPEMEFGWKLVVGTVVGFLGAALGSVGGVGGGGIFVPMLSLIIGFDPKSSTAISKCMIMGAAGSTVYYNLRLRHPTLDLPLIDYDLALLFQPMLMLGISIGVAFNVIFADWMVTVLLILLFIGTSSKAFFKGLETWNKETKMKLEAAEVAQSNSKLNEGPGNEYKPLPGGPSAHADEKVPLLYNIYWKELCLLLFVWIAFLAIQIMKTYTQTCSAKYWTLNFLQVPIAASVSLYEATCLYKGTRTIASKGKEITVWKPNLIFLYCCLGILAGVVGGLLGLGGGFVLGPLFLELGVPPQVASATSTFAMTFSSSMSVVQYYLLNRFPVPYATYFVLVATVAALVGQHVVRRIIAILGRASLIIFILALTIFVSAISLGGVGIASMIEKLQNHEYMGFDNLCHQS, encoded by the exons ATGGCTGAGGGAGTTTTTGGGATTAACCAAAGAGCCAAGGCGATTGCATTGACAGCAGCATGGTTTTTCTGCTGGATTTTGTTTACAGCCAGTGACATCGGCAGTGCTGAAAGGCTCCTGAAAACCGTCGAGCCAGGACACATTGTGGAGAAGGAAATGAGGCAAGGATTCATAGTTCGATTGGTGCATTTCCTCTGGCAAAGTGGAAAATCTTCTTATCAACATGTTTGGCCC GAGATGGAATTTGGCTGGAAACTGGTGGTGGGAACTGTGGTTGGGTTCCTTGGAGCAGCACTGGGAAGTGTTGGAGGCGTTGGAGGCGGTGGAATTTTCGTTCCAATGCTCTCTTTGATCATTGGGTTTGATCCCAAGTCATCAACTGCCATTTCTAAAT GTATGATAATGGGTGCAGCTGGTTCAACAGTATATTACAATCTGAGGCTGAGGCACCCAACACTAGACTTGCCTCTGATAGACTATGATCTGGCTCTGCTCTTTCAACCTATGCTCATGCTTGGCATCAGCATTGGGGTGGCTTTCAACGTCATCTTTGCCGATTGGATGGTTACAGTGCTGCTCATTCTCCTGTTCATAG GAACATCTTCTAAAGCATTTTTTAAAGGACTAGAGACATGGAACAAGGAAACTAAGATGAAATTG GAAGCAGCTGAAGTGGCGCAATCAAATTCTAAATTAAATG AGGGTCCTGGAAACGAATATAAGCCTCTACCAGGTGGTCCATCTGCTCATGCAGATGAGAAA GTTCCCCTGCTGTACAACATCTACTGGAAAGAGTTATGTCTGTTATTGTTTGTGTGGATAGCTTTCCTGGCTATTCAGATTATGAAG ACATACACACAGACATGCTCTGCCAAATATTGGACACTGAACTTCCTGCAG GTACCAATTGCAGCTTCAGTTTCCTTATATGAAGCAACTTGTTTATACAAAGGGACGAGGACAATCGCATCCAAGGGGAAGGAAATCACAGTTTGGAAACCAAACTTGATTTTTCTCTACTGTTGCTTGGGCATATTGGCTGGCGTTGTTGGAGGATTGCTTGGGCTAGGCGGTGGCTTCGTCTTGGGACCCCTTTTTCTAGAATTGGGAGTTCCTCCTCAG GTGGCAAGTGCAACATCGACTTTTGCAATGACGTTCTCATCTTCCATGTCAGTAGTACAGTACTACTTACTGAACCGATTCCCAGTTCCTTATG CTACATATTTTGTCTTAGTTGCCACAGTTGCTGCCCTCGTTGGTCAGCACGTAGTAAGGAGGATAATTGCAATACTTGGCAGGGCATCTTTAATCATATTCATACTGGCACTGACTATTTTTGTCAGCGCAATCAGCTTAG GTGGGGTTGGCATAGCAAGCATGATTGAGAAGCTGCAAAATCACGAGTATATGGGGTTTGATAATTTGTGTCACCAGTCCTAA